The sequence CGAATATATAAATCTATATCACTGCACACTGCTTTGTTTACACCAATAAATCTTTTCTCTTCATCCTGACCATAATAAATACTTTCACCATTGCCACGTACTTCTACTTTACGCAATTCCTGTTCAGTAAATAATCCATAAATATCTCTGCCCGCTACTTGATTATAAATTAAACTGTCCACTTCATTTACGATTATTGCATTGGTATGCATTGCAATTTCTGATAGAGAAGAGTTCTTGATATATAACATTAAAGTATCTGCGCTAAACTGTGTGCTGTCGCTCCATAATAGTGGCTCGCCAAACATGCGAATTATAGAATCCACATCTGCGTAATTTAAAGAATCACATACACCCTGCAAATCACTTTTAAAAATGCGCACATTATAATATACCAACAAAGTTTTTAATCCTGCGCTATCTTCTACAATACGAATTGTATCACCCGCAATAAATAATGTATCGCCCTGAAATGCATATGCAGCTACTGAGCCTTTTGTAGAAATTAGAGTTTGAGTTATTTCATTGTATTTACCAAACTGACTGTATTGCAAAATATTTTCTGCGGTGTCTTTAAAAATAATATTGCCATAAGCTTCACCAATTCCGGTTTCACGATTATAAAAAATACTATCTGCTTTTAATTCCTGTGGTGGATTTGTAAGAACTACATTTTTATTAAAAACTGCAATGCCCGGTTTGGAATCGTAATATCCTTCTTCACAATACACAGTGCTGTTTTTATTGTAAATATTTGTAGGGCCGTGAAAATAAGCTCTGTCAAGTGCGGTATTATATTGTAGAGTATCTGCTTCCAAACTATATTCAGGATGTGTGAGAATTACATTTTTCCGAAAGAATGCATCACTTGAATTGGAATAATAGTATCCTGTTTCACTCGCCAATTTTGTTTCACCATTATCCAATTGACCACCATTTGTATATACGCCTGTTTTCGTTTCTAAATTATAAGTAAGTTGATTCGTTGTGAGAATCATATTCCGATCAGTAAGCTTTACATTATTATAAAGCACAGCGATTTTTGTATCACCATTGTAGGTTACAGAATCACCATAAGCATGTACTGAATCTGCTTGATTAATATGCACATTACCTATTGCAAGTGCAGAGTTTTGAGAAGAATATAAATATGCAGTATCACAAAACAATGTAATTTCATTTTGTTGCAATTCTACATTGTTTATCAAATAATAAGTGCGTTGTCCATTCTTATCACTGAATTCTAAAACATCGGCATTTTTTATTGTTATCTCCCGTTGTGCATGCGCTATATCAGCATGAAATACTATAACAATGAAAAGAAAAAGAAGTGGATGAAATTTATTTTTCATCACTTTTACTTTGACCACCAATTTGAATAAGTGGCGGCAGATATTTCTTTGGATTAGATTCTATTTCCTGAGTAATGCGATCTAAATTTTCAGAAATCTTAACGAGGTTTTCATAGAGTTCTTCATCATTCACCATCTTACCGAGTGTACCTTCTGAAGAATCTATTTTTTGAAGTATGCTGTTCAATGAAGTAATTGTGCTATCTAGGCTGGAACCAAATGCGCCCCAATTTATTGTAGCAAGGCTATCTGTAATAGTATTTAAATTAGTAATGATTCTATGTAATTCTGTTTCATTATCTGCTATGTTAACTGAAATGCCTGTGATAATACTTTCAATTTGTGGCTCTTGTCTTTTCAATAATGCATCCATGCGTTTTGCTGCATCATTAAAGGTTTCTAATGTCTGTTTAATATTACTGATACTGGTTCCGAAATCATCTTTAAACGCAGGTGTAAAAATGCTGCTCATCACAGTGATGGCAGTATCTACAGAAACAATCATGCTTTGTACTTTTTCAGTAAGTGGTCGCAACTCTTCACGAATCTGATTTGTAATATCCGATTCTATATCACCAGCAATTGTATCACCCGGTTTAAGATAAACTTCACTCGCTCCTAATTGTAATGCAATAAATTTTTCACCTAATAGATCTGCGCTTCGGATTGTAGCTTTTGAATCTGATGGAACTTGTATTGGTTCAGTAATATTCAACACAACGAATATTATCCCGGAATGTACATTGGCAATACCAATGTCTTTTACTCTGCCTATCGGATATCCGTTAATTTGAATTGCATCTCCTTTCATTAATCCGGGTATATGGCTGTATTCTACATAATAATCAGCACCTTTATTAAACAGATTAATTCCCTTTAGATAATTCACACCTAACAATAAAATCAACACCGCTCCAAGTGCAAGTGCACCTACTTTAATTTCTTTGCTATACTTCAAGATTAAGAATGTTTTATGGTGCTAAATTACCAATTAATGACTTAGCCAATTTTATTTTGGTTGTATTGCCTTAGCTTCTTCAACGGAAATGCGGATATTATCTTTCAGTGCAATTACAAAGGCATCAGAAAAGCCGAGAGTGCGCATTTCAGTTTGTTTTTTCACTGCCTCTTCCAGAGAATTAAAGGGCCCTAAGCGATATTTATATATACCGGATTCTTCTACAAAACTGATAGGTTCACCAGTTAATTTTTGCAATTTAGAATCCGTGGTGGTTAATTGGTTTCCCGATGTTAAAAATTGTATTCTGTATTCTACTTCTCCACTTGATAACGTTTCTTTTGTAATTGTTGATTGTGTATTCGTATTATCGGCGTAAGTGTTTTCCGTTAATCCATTTGTATTTTCCATTTTGGTTTTATAGGATGTAAATGCTTTGAAAATACAGTCTGCAATTTTTTGTTGACCATCCTCTTTTCCTAAAAATTTCTCCTCAGTAATGTTGGTTAAAAAACCTGTTTCAATTAATACTGCAGGCATACTTGTTTTCCATAACACTAAAAATCCCGCTTGTTTTACACCTCTGCTTTTTCGCTGTCCGGTTGTGGTAAATTGCTCTTCCACTTTGGATGCAAATAAAATACTCTGCTCCATGAATGCATGTTGAAACAACGAAAAAATAATATTTGCAGTCGGATCATTTGGATTAAATCCCTCATAATGTTTTGAATAATTAGTTTCCATGAGCACAACATCATTTTCACGTTTTGCAACAGATAAGTTTGCTTCTGTTTTATGTAAACCCATTACATAAGTTTCTGTCCCATAAGGTGAAGTGGACTGATTTGCATTGCAATGAATACTAATAAATAAATCTGCATCATTGCGGTTGGCTATTGATGCTCGCTCATACAATTCTATAAATACATCAGTCTTGCGGGTATAAATCACTTTAACATCCGGAAAATTTTCTTCAATCATTTTACCCAATTTCAATGCAATGGAAAGTGTTACAATTTTCTCTTTTGAAAAACTGCCACTGCATCCTCCATCATGTCCACCATGCCCTGCATCAATAACTACTGTCTTTAATTTATATAAAGATGCAGGTGGAAGTTCTGCATTGCTATTGCTAAATGCAGAGCACATAAAAACGAGTATAATTACAGGTAGTATCTTTACGTTGCTATTCATTCCAGGAACAATAATTTGCGGTTAAATTTTATTTACATATTAAAATTATCTGAAATTCGATTGCCGGCAATTATATTATTACTGGGGTTAGTTCAATTTATACCATACAAGCGTATTTCGGCTCATAATAACGCATTATTTGTACAATTTATTGAGCAAGAAACAAATGCTTTTGTGGATACGTCCATAAATTTTTTAGCTGATAGCACCACTACGGATTCACTATTAGCAGATTCATCCGCAATTATTAAAGACACTCTTTGGTATACACTTGCACCTGCAGCATTGGATGCACCTATACTTTATAAAGCAACAGACAGTATTGTTTATGATTTGGATTCCGGCAAAACATATTTATATAATTCCGGTGAAATAACCTACACCACATTTTTTCTTAAATCGGATTATGTTGTATTTGATTGGAGTAAAAAAACTTTACATGCCATGCGGCTAATGGATAGTGCCGGTAATTTTTCCGGACCTACTTATTTTAAAGAAGGGGAGGATGAATTTACTGCCGAAAGTATGAGTTATAATTTCGATACCAAGAAAGGAAAGATTTATAATTTTAGAAGAAAAGAAGGCGAAGGATTTATAGTATTATCCGAAGGAAAGAAAAATGAGAACAATGAATATTATGGTGATCGTGTGTATTATACTACTTGCGAATTAGATCATCCGCATTATTATATTATTGCCGATAAAGCGAAGATAGTTCCGAAAAAAATTGCAGTAACTGGTCCTGCAAATCTTGTAATTGCAGACGTGCCCACGCCATTATTTTTACCCTTTGGTTTGTTTCCGATACAAACAGGAAGATCATCAGGATTAATTATTCCATCCTATGGTTACAGTTTTACTCAAGGATATTTTTTAAGAGATGGCGGATATTATTTTGCCATAAATGATTATATGGATCTCGCATTAACCGGCGATATTTATTCTCAGGGATCCTGGCGATTAGATGCTTCTTCTTCTTATGCCAAACGCTATAAATTTCGTGGCAATATGAATGTGGAATATGCACTCAATAAATACGGGTTGGATTTTGCTCCGGATTATTCTGAAAACACCGGATTCTTTATTCGATGGAATCATTCACAAGATCCAAAAGCAAGACCGAATAGTGTGTTTGGTGCGAACGTAAGTTTTGGTTCTACTAATTATTTGCAGAATAATTCTTACAATGAAAATTATTTAACTAACTCTTATAATTCGAGTGTTTCTTATACACAAACATTTGGTAATTCTCCTTTTTCATTAAATGCAGCATTGCGCCAAAGTCAAAATACTGCTACTGGATTAATGAATTTAACATTGCCGGAT is a genomic window of Bacteroidota bacterium containing:
- a CDS encoding N-acetylmuramoyl-L-alanine amidase; amino-acid sequence: MNSNVKILPVIILVFMCSAFSNSNAELPPASLYKLKTVVIDAGHGGHDGGCSGSFSKEKIVTLSIALKLGKMIEENFPDVKVIYTRKTDVFIELYERASIANRNDADLFISIHCNANQSTSPYGTETYVMGLHKTEANLSVAKRENDVVLMETNYSKHYEGFNPNDPTANIIFSLFQHAFMEQSILFASKVEEQFTTTGQRKSRGVKQAGFLVLWKTSMPAVLIETGFLTNITEEKFLGKEDGQQKIADCIFKAFTSYKTKMENTNGLTENTYADNTNTQSTITKETLSSGEVEYRIQFLTSGNQLTTTDSKLQKLTGEPISFVEESGIYKYRLGPFNSLEEAVKKQTEMRTLGFSDAFVIALKDNIRISVEEAKAIQPK
- a CDS encoding MCE family protein produces the protein MKYSKEIKVGALALGAVLILLLGVNYLKGINLFNKGADYYVEYSHIPGLMKGDAIQINGYPIGRVKDIGIANVHSGIIFVVLNITEPIQVPSDSKATIRSADLLGEKFIALQLGASEVYLKPGDTIAGDIESDITNQIREELRPLTEKVQSMIVSVDTAITVMSSIFTPAFKDDFGTSISNIKQTLETFNDAAKRMDALLKRQEPQIESIITGISVNIADNETELHRIITNLNTITDSLATINWGAFGSSLDSTITSLNSILQKIDSSEGTLGKMVNDEELYENLVKISENLDRITQEIESNPKKYLPPLIQIGGQSKSDEK